TGCCGTTCAAAGCGGGACCACCTCCTTTCGCCGTGTACCGACGACGATAGCCACGCGATCTAGCGACCGGCAACAGAATTTGTTGTGGGACGATCAGGGGACCATGACGCTCACCGACCGCCTCCCAGACAGCCCGGATCCCGACGCGCTCTTCGACGCCTTCGCGGGCTGGGTGTCGGAGCAGGGGATCACCCTCTACCCGGCGCAGGAGGAGGCGCTGATCGAGATCGTCTCCGGCGCCAATGTCATCCTGAGTACGCCGACCGGCTCCGGCAAGAGCCTCGTCGCCGCGGGCGCGCACTTCGCCTCGATGGCCCTGCGCCGGCGCACCTTCTACACCGCGCCGATCAAGGCCCTGGTCTCGGAGAAGTTCTTCGCGCTCTGTGCCACCTTCGGCCCGGACAATGTGGGCATGATGACCGGCGACGCGGCGGTCAACGCCGACGCCCCGATCATCTGCTGCACCGCCGAGATCCTCGCCAACCTGGCCCTGCGCGACGGCGAGGACGCCGACGTCGGCCAGGTGGTGATGGACGAGTTCCACTTCTACTCCGAGCCCGACCGCGGCTGGGCCTGGCAGATCCCGATCATCGAGCTGCCGGATGTGCAGTTCATCCTGATGTCGGCCACGCTGGGCGACATGTCGCGGTTCAAGGAGGACCTGACCCGGCGTACCGGTCGGCCCACCTCGGTGGTGAGCTCCGTCGAGCGGCCGGTGCCGCTGCACTACTCCTACGTCACGACGCCGCTGCACGAGACGATCGAGGAGATGCTCTCCACGAAGCAGACCCCGGTCTACATCGTGCACTTCACCCAGGCCGCCGCGCTGGAGCAGGCGAGCGCGCTGATGAGCATCAACATGTGTACGCGGGCGGAGAAGGACGCCATCGCCGAGCTGATCGGCAACTTCCGCTTCACGGCCGGCTTCGGCAAGACCCTGTCCCGGCTGGTCCGCCACGGCATCGGCGTCCACCACGCCGGCATGCTGCCGAAATACCGCCGCCTCGTCGAGCTGCTCGCCCAGGCCGGGCTGCTCAAGGTCATCTGCGGGACCGACACGCTCGGCGTCGGCATCAACCTGCCGATCCGCACCGTGCTCTTCACCGGCCTCAACAAATTCGACGGCATCAAGATGCGGCTGCTCAAGGCACGTGAGTTCCACCAGATCGCGGGCCGGGCCGGCCGGGCGGGCTATGACACGATCGGCCGGGTCATCGTGCAGGCCCCCGACCACGTCATCGAGAACGAGAAGGCCGTCGCGAAGCTCGCCGGTGATCCGAAGAAGCTGCGCAAGCTGGTCCGCAAGAAGCCGCCGGAGGGCTTCATCGGCTGGGGCGAGCCGACCTTCGAGCGGCTCGTCGCCGCCGAGCCCGAGGCGCTCACCTCCAGCTTCCACGTCAGCCACTCGATGGTCCTCAACGTCATCGAGCGCGGCGGCGACGTCTTCGACAACATGCGCTTCCTGCTCACCGACAACCACGAGACGCCGACAGCCCAGCGGGCGCACATCCGCCGGACGATCGCGATCTACCGCGCGTTGCGGACAGCCGGGATCGTCGAGCAGAGCGAGAGCGGCGAGATCAGGGTGACCGGCGACCTGCAGCTGGGGTTCGCGCTCAACCAGCCGCTGTCGCCGTTCGCCGTCGCCGCGA
This portion of the Allocatelliglobosispora scoriae genome encodes:
- a CDS encoding DEAD/DEAH box helicase, with translation MTLTDRLPDSPDPDALFDAFAGWVSEQGITLYPAQEEALIEIVSGANVILSTPTGSGKSLVAAGAHFASMALRRRTFYTAPIKALVSEKFFALCATFGPDNVGMMTGDAAVNADAPIICCTAEILANLALRDGEDADVGQVVMDEFHFYSEPDRGWAWQIPIIELPDVQFILMSATLGDMSRFKEDLTRRTGRPTSVVSSVERPVPLHYSYVTTPLHETIEEMLSTKQTPVYIVHFTQAAALEQASALMSINMCTRAEKDAIAELIGNFRFTAGFGKTLSRLVRHGIGVHHAGMLPKYRRLVELLAQAGLLKVICGTDTLGVGINLPIRTVLFTGLNKFDGIKMRLLKAREFHQIAGRAGRAGYDTIGRVIVQAPDHVIENEKAVAKLAGDPKKLRKLVRKKPPEGFIGWGEPTFERLVAAEPEALTSSFHVSHSMVLNVIERGGDVFDNMRFLLTDNHETPTAQRAHIRRTIAIYRALRTAGIVEQSESGEIRVTGDLQLGFALNQPLSPFAVAAIELLDAASPTYVLDVVSIIESTLENPRQILYAQQDKAKGDAVARMKADGIEYEERMALLENVTYPKPLEELLEVAFDSYRKGHPWVADQVLSPKSVVRDMFEQAMSFVEYVSFYNLARSEGLVLRYLADAYRALRQTVPSDAKTEEMHDLIEWLGELVRQVDSSLLDEWEQLQNPGAMPVEIVPPAVTRNVRAFRVQVRNALFRRVELASLRRFYDLGELDGESGWDSDAWREALEPYFEDFDEIGTGPAARGPAMLLITEEPGVWRVRQIIDDPDGDHDWGISAEVDLAESDEQGEAVVRITDVGRL